A region of Sphingobium baderi DNA encodes the following proteins:
- a CDS encoding SIMPL domain-containing protein — protein sequence MKSALALMALGVAALPVAAIAQTSVTIAETAPVVTLNVTETVQAAPDIATVGTGVQTRAPTAQQAMTDNAAKMDSLIGALTKAGIARKDLQTSGINLNAQYDYSNREGDNSGPRFLGYEASNQLSVKLRDVKRVGSLLDTMVKAGATNINGPSFSIDDPAPMLTQARATALKSAKSQADFYAQAAGFRSARLVSISEGNSGGNPPMPMMQSARFKTEAASDVPTPVEPGQVGSSVTLTVQYALER from the coding sequence ATGAAATCCGCCCTCGCCCTGATGGCGCTCGGCGTCGCCGCGCTTCCCGTAGCGGCCATCGCCCAGACCAGCGTCACCATCGCCGAGACGGCGCCGGTCGTCACGCTGAACGTCACCGAAACCGTTCAAGCCGCGCCCGACATCGCGACGGTCGGCACCGGCGTTCAGACCCGCGCGCCCACCGCTCAGCAGGCCATGACTGACAATGCGGCAAAGATGGATAGCCTGATCGGTGCGCTGACCAAGGCGGGGATCGCCCGCAAGGACCTCCAGACCAGCGGCATCAACCTGAACGCCCAATATGACTACAGCAATCGTGAGGGCGACAATTCCGGCCCGCGCTTCCTGGGTTATGAAGCGTCGAACCAGCTCAGCGTCAAGCTGCGCGACGTGAAGCGCGTCGGGTCGCTGCTCGACACCATGGTGAAGGCGGGCGCCACCAACATCAATGGCCCCAGCTTCTCCATCGACGATCCCGCACCGATGCTGACGCAGGCACGCGCCACCGCGCTCAAGAGCGCCAAGTCGCAGGCCGATTTCTACGCGCAGGCCGCCGGTTTCCGTTCGGCGCGTCTTGTCTCCATCTCGGAAGGCAACAGCGGCGGCAATCCGCCCATGCCGATGATGCAGTCGGCCCGCTTCAAGACAGAGGCGGCGTCAGACGTTCCCACGCCGGTGGAACCGGGACAGGTAGGATCGTCGGTGACGCTGACGGTGCAATACGCGCTGGAACGCTGA
- a CDS encoding ABC-F family ATP-binding cassette domain-containing protein, translated as MAAPILSFENLGLSQGTHWLFRNIDIFVGERDRLALIGRNGAGKTTLLKLLGGQIEADEGTRSARPGARIIMLEQDPDVSAFKTLRDFALAGQYAPPAHEVEAIASQLGIDLSREAATASGGERRRAAIARALASEPDLLLLDEPTNHLDIAAIDWIEGWLGRYSGAFIVISHDRAFLTRLTRQTLWLDRGALRRNEIGFGGFEDWMEAIYAEETRAAEKLDAKLKLEAHWLQRGVTARRKRNQGRLAKLHEMRAQRAAMVGPQGVAKIAAASDDSKTKSVISAEHVTKNFGDRAIIRDFSLRIQRGDRIGIVGGNGAGKTTLLKLLTGELAPDSGSVTLARTLDMIFIDQQRSLMQPDKRVRDVLAEGGDWIDVRGVRKHVHGYLKDFLFDPSLAEAKVGTLSGGERSRLLFAREFARESNLLVLDEPTNDLDLETLDLLQEVIADYDGTVLIVSHDRDFLDRTVTVTLGLDGSGHVDVIVGGYADWVAKRQPRSAPKEKKAPVSAPPPKPASAKLSYKDQRDLDLLPRRIEELEAAIARDEDALHDPNLYARDPKKFDALTKAVEQARADKDAAEERWLELAEKAEGLTA; from the coding sequence ATGGCAGCACCGATCCTCTCCTTCGAAAATCTGGGCCTTTCGCAGGGCACCCACTGGTTGTTCCGCAATATCGACATTTTCGTAGGCGAGCGGGACCGGCTGGCGCTGATCGGCCGCAATGGCGCCGGCAAGACGACATTACTCAAGCTGCTGGGCGGCCAGATCGAAGCGGATGAGGGCACCCGTTCCGCCCGCCCCGGCGCGCGCATCATCATGCTGGAACAGGACCCGGACGTCAGCGCCTTCAAGACGCTGCGCGATTTTGCGCTGGCTGGCCAATATGCGCCGCCCGCACATGAGGTGGAGGCGATTGCAAGCCAACTCGGCATCGACCTCAGCCGTGAAGCTGCGACCGCATCGGGTGGCGAACGCCGCCGCGCCGCCATAGCCCGCGCATTGGCGAGCGAGCCGGACCTGTTGCTGCTCGACGAACCGACCAACCATCTGGATATTGCAGCGATTGACTGGATCGAAGGGTGGCTGGGCCGTTATTCCGGCGCGTTCATTGTCATCAGCCATGACCGCGCCTTCCTGACGCGCCTGACACGCCAGACGCTTTGGCTGGATCGCGGGGCGCTCCGTCGCAACGAGATCGGCTTCGGCGGGTTCGAGGACTGGATGGAAGCGATCTATGCGGAAGAAACCCGCGCCGCCGAAAAGCTGGATGCCAAGCTGAAGCTGGAAGCGCATTGGCTCCAGCGCGGCGTCACTGCGCGGCGCAAGCGCAATCAGGGCCGTCTTGCGAAACTGCATGAAATGCGTGCCCAGCGCGCGGCGATGGTCGGGCCGCAGGGTGTCGCGAAGATCGCGGCCGCCAGCGACGACAGCAAGACGAAAAGCGTCATTTCCGCCGAGCATGTCACCAAGAATTTCGGCGATCGGGCGATCATCAGGGACTTTTCGCTCCGCATCCAGCGCGGCGATCGCATCGGTATCGTTGGCGGCAACGGTGCGGGCAAGACAACCCTGCTCAAGCTGTTGACGGGTGAACTGGCGCCCGACAGCGGCTCGGTGACGCTGGCGAGGACGCTGGACATGATCTTCATCGACCAGCAGCGCAGCCTGATGCAGCCCGACAAGCGTGTGCGCGATGTTCTGGCCGAAGGGGGCGACTGGATCGACGTGCGCGGCGTTCGCAAGCATGTTCACGGCTATCTCAAGGATTTCCTTTTCGATCCTTCGCTGGCGGAGGCGAAGGTCGGCACGCTTTCGGGTGGGGAACGATCCCGCCTGCTGTTCGCGCGGGAATTTGCGCGGGAATCCAACCTACTGGTGCTGGACGAACCGACCAACGACCTTGACCTGGAAACGCTGGATCTGCTTCAGGAAGTCATCGCGGATTATGACGGCACGGTGCTGATCGTCAGCCACGACCGTGACTTCCTCGACCGCACGGTGACGGTGACGCTGGGTCTTGACGGCTCCGGCCATGTCGACGTGATCGTCGGCGGCTATGCGGATTGGGTGGCCAAGCGGCAGCCGCGCAGCGCGCCAAAGGAAAAGAAGGCTCCCGTTTCCGCTCCCCCGCCCAAGCCCGCCTCGGCCAAGCTCAGTTACAAGGATCAACGCGACCTTGACCTGTTGCCCCGGCGTATCGAGGAACTGGAAGCGGCCATTGCGCGTGATGAGGATGCGCTCCACGACCCCAATCTCTACGCCCGCGATCCGAAGAAATTCGACGCGTTGACCAAGGCTGTCGAGCAGGCGCGCGCCGACAAGGACGCTGCCGAAGAACGGTGGCTGGAACTTGCCGAAAAGGCTGAAGGGTTAACCGCCTGA
- a CDS encoding VIT1/CCC1 transporter family protein, with translation MAGHQAQLSKGEAGEAVAPPRPHHAVHYVNRIGWLRAAVLGANDGIVSTASLLTGVAASGASREAILLSGVAALFAGAMSMAAGEYVSVSAQSDTERADLAKESHAIAQQPEEEWAELRDIYVERGLSPDLAAQVADQLMAADPLGAHARDELGISEVTTARPVQAALTSAATFSAGAIAPVMAAVAGPASHAIMTVAVISLLCLALLGYIGARLGGGKVWPSVIRVVFWGVLAMAVTTGVGRLFSAAL, from the coding sequence ATGGCTGGTCATCAGGCACAATTGTCGAAAGGTGAGGCGGGAGAGGCCGTAGCGCCCCCGCGGCCGCATCATGCGGTTCACTATGTCAATCGCATCGGCTGGCTGCGCGCCGCCGTGCTGGGCGCCAATGACGGCATCGTGTCCACCGCCAGCCTGCTGACGGGCGTCGCGGCGTCCGGCGCATCGCGTGAGGCGATTCTGCTGTCCGGCGTCGCGGCTCTGTTCGCGGGCGCGATGTCCATGGCGGCGGGCGAATATGTGTCGGTCAGCGCCCAGTCCGATACGGAGCGTGCCGATCTCGCCAAGGAAAGCCACGCCATCGCCCAGCAGCCAGAAGAGGAGTGGGCGGAACTGCGCGACATCTATGTCGAACGCGGCCTTTCCCCCGATCTGGCGGCGCAGGTGGCGGATCAGTTGATGGCGGCCGATCCGCTTGGCGCCCATGCGCGCGATGAACTCGGTATTTCGGAGGTGACTACGGCGCGCCCTGTGCAGGCCGCGCTGACCTCAGCCGCGACCTTCTCCGCCGGAGCGATTGCGCCTGTGATGGCGGCGGTGGCTGGCCCGGCATCCCATGCTATCATGACCGTTGCGGTGATTTCTCTGCTTTGCCTTGCCTTGCTGGGCTATATCGGCGCGCGGCTGGGCGGGGGAAAGGTGTGGCCCTCCGTCATCAGGGTCGTTTTCTGGGGTGTGCTGGCGATGGCGGTCACCACAGGTGTCGGCAGGCTTTTCAGCGCCGCTTTATGA
- a CDS encoding glutathione peroxidase, with protein sequence MSAIQQIPLKTIKGADASLGDYAGKVVLAVNVASKCGLTPQYEGLEKLYGDYKDKGLVVAGFPANDFGAQEPGSNDDIATFCTTNFGVDFPMFEKIVVTGPEKHPLYAALTNARPKAQGDGDSFREKLKGYGMTPNPEPEVLWNFEKFVIAKDGSVAARFAPTTAPDDPELVATIEAELAK encoded by the coding sequence ATGTCCGCGATTCAGCAAATTCCATTGAAAACCATCAAGGGCGCCGATGCCAGCCTGGGCGACTATGCCGGAAAGGTCGTGCTGGCCGTCAATGTCGCCTCCAAATGCGGGTTGACGCCCCAATATGAAGGGCTGGAAAAGCTCTATGGCGACTATAAGGACAAGGGATTGGTCGTCGCCGGTTTCCCCGCCAATGACTTTGGCGCCCAGGAGCCCGGCAGCAATGACGATATCGCGACCTTCTGCACGACCAATTTCGGCGTGGATTTCCCCATGTTCGAAAAGATCGTCGTGACAGGCCCGGAAAAGCACCCCCTCTATGCCGCGCTGACGAACGCCCGGCCCAAGGCGCAGGGCGACGGGGATTCCTTCCGTGAAAAGCTGAAGGGTTATGGCATGACGCCCAACCCCGAACCGGAGGTGTTGTGGAATTTCGAAAAATTCGTGATCGCCAAGGACGGCTCCGTCGCTGCGCGCTTCGCTCCGACCACCGCGCCCGACGATCCCGAACTGGTCGCCACGATCGAGGCTGAACTGGCGAAGTGA
- a CDS encoding trimeric intracellular cation channel family protein, with protein MLPSPVNFTPQVGTVLEILSIVGTFVFAASGALAAARLRQTLVTFAFFALVTGVGGGTVRDLLIDAPVFWVHDAAPAITCMIAALLIWMTPRSFWSDRALDWLDAVGLAAFAVFGAAKAMSFGIPPFVAGMMGVVTGCVGGIMRDLLAGEPSILLRPELYVTAAAVSSGLFVLLRWFGLEVPIASVIAALLGFLLRALAIRRGLGLPVYKGISRE; from the coding sequence ATGCTGCCATCGCCCGTCAACTTTACGCCGCAGGTCGGCACGGTGCTGGAAATATTGAGCATCGTCGGCACCTTCGTCTTTGCGGCATCGGGTGCGCTCGCTGCCGCGCGTCTGCGTCAGACACTTGTGACCTTTGCCTTTTTCGCACTGGTGACGGGCGTTGGGGGCGGGACGGTGCGTGATCTTCTGATCGATGCTCCGGTTTTCTGGGTGCATGACGCTGCGCCGGCCATCACCTGCATGATTGCGGCTCTGCTCATCTGGATGACGCCGCGTTCTTTCTGGAGCGATCGCGCGCTCGATTGGCTGGATGCCGTCGGCCTTGCGGCCTTTGCCGTATTCGGGGCGGCCAAGGCGATGAGCTTTGGTATTCCGCCCTTTGTCGCGGGGATGATGGGCGTGGTCACAGGTTGCGTGGGCGGCATCATGCGTGACCTTCTGGCGGGGGAGCCTTCCATCCTGCTGCGTCCCGAACTTTATGTGACGGCCGCTGCCGTTTCCTCCGGCTTGTTTGTGCTGCTGCGCTGGTTTGGGCTGGAAGTGCCGATCGCCAGCGTGATCGCTGCTCTGCTGGGTTTCCTGCTTCGCGCGTTGGCGATCCGGCGGGGGTTGGGACTGCCTGTTTATAAGGGCATCAGCCGGGAATAA
- the sppA gene encoding signal peptide peptidase SppA: MAFVKGAWRILVAIKDGLVLLFLLLFFGLLYAALSWSPKPAASVNSGALVLDLDGTIVEQPAEADPMALLSGSGTRMKEYRLSDIVTALEAAKDDGKVKAVVLNLDGFVGGGQVALARVGKALDGVRAARKPVFAFATIYSDDSYQLAAHASETWVDPLGGVAIMGRGGSALYYKGLIDKLGINTHVYRVGTYKSFVEPFVRTDQSPEAKQANQALADALWQNWQEEVAKARPKAKLTAYVGDPAAAAQATGGNLAKAAENAGLVDRLGNEIAFGERVAKVAGASSEQQAGAFASIDLATYVRARKPANDGQIGVLTIAGEIVDGEAGPGTAAGDTVSSLLYKALAEKDLKALVVRVDSPGGSVMASEKIREAIMTAKSQGLPVVVSMGNVAASGGYWVSTPANMIFAEPDTITGSIGVFGILPSFEGTLAKMGITTDGVRTTPLSGQPDFAGGTTPEFDRIMQMGVEDIYGRFVGLVAEARRKTPQQIDAIAQGRVWDGGTARQIGLVDRFGGLEDAIAEAARLAKVDPAKTRAYRIEKEPDKFAQFVQSIVEREEDDKGNSRDMLARQAVLQRHWAMQAISDVKALVSGAGIRADCLECRGYGAPRPANGADERGLLAMLATLWR, encoded by the coding sequence TTGGCATTCGTAAAAGGCGCGTGGCGCATTTTGGTCGCGATCAAGGACGGTCTGGTACTGCTGTTCCTGCTGCTGTTCTTCGGCCTGCTCTATGCGGCGCTGTCCTGGTCGCCCAAGCCCGCCGCAAGCGTAAATTCCGGGGCGCTGGTGCTGGATCTGGATGGCACCATCGTCGAACAGCCCGCCGAAGCCGATCCCATGGCCCTGCTGTCCGGTTCGGGCACGCGCATGAAGGAATATCGCCTTTCCGACATCGTGACGGCGCTGGAAGCCGCGAAGGATGATGGCAAGGTCAAAGCCGTCGTGCTCAATCTCGACGGTTTCGTGGGTGGCGGACAGGTGGCGCTGGCGCGGGTCGGCAAGGCGCTGGATGGGGTGCGCGCGGCGAGGAAGCCGGTCTTCGCCTTCGCCACCATCTACAGCGACGACAGCTATCAGCTTGCCGCCCATGCCAGCGAAACATGGGTCGATCCGCTGGGCGGCGTCGCCATCATGGGACGCGGCGGGTCGGCGCTTTACTACAAGGGCCTGATCGACAAACTGGGCATCAACACCCATGTCTATCGCGTCGGCACCTATAAGAGTTTCGTCGAACCCTTCGTCCGCACCGATCAGTCGCCGGAAGCCAAGCAGGCCAATCAGGCACTGGCCGATGCGCTGTGGCAGAACTGGCAGGAGGAAGTGGCCAAGGCCCGGCCCAAGGCGAAGCTGACCGCCTATGTCGGCGATCCGGCTGCGGCGGCGCAGGCGACGGGCGGCAATCTGGCCAAGGCGGCGGAAAATGCCGGTCTGGTGGACAGGCTGGGTAACGAGATAGCCTTTGGCGAACGAGTCGCAAAAGTCGCCGGCGCATCTTCGGAACAGCAGGCAGGCGCCTTCGCCAGTATTGATCTTGCAACCTATGTGAGGGCGCGCAAACCTGCCAATGACGGGCAGATCGGCGTGCTCACCATCGCGGGCGAGATTGTGGATGGAGAAGCCGGTCCGGGCACGGCGGCGGGCGATACGGTTTCCAGCCTGCTCTACAAGGCTTTGGCGGAAAAGGATTTGAAGGCGCTGGTGGTCCGGGTCGATTCGCCGGGCGGATCGGTCATGGCGTCGGAAAAGATTCGCGAAGCCATCATGACGGCGAAATCGCAGGGGCTGCCTGTGGTGGTATCCATGGGGAATGTCGCGGCCAGCGGCGGCTATTGGGTTTCGACGCCCGCCAATATGATCTTTGCAGAGCCGGACACGATCACCGGATCGATCGGCGTATTCGGCATCCTGCCGAGTTTTGAAGGCACGCTGGCGAAGATGGGCATCACCACGGACGGCGTGCGGACCACGCCGCTTTCGGGGCAGCCTGATTTTGCGGGCGGCACGACCCCGGAATTTGACCGGATCATGCAGATGGGGGTCGAGGATATTTACGGCCGCTTCGTGGGGCTGGTCGCTGAGGCACGGCGCAAAACGCCCCAGCAGATCGACGCCATCGCGCAAGGGCGGGTGTGGGACGGTGGGACGGCCCGGCAGATCGGCCTGGTGGACCGTTTCGGCGGCTTGGAAGACGCCATTGCCGAAGCGGCGCGGCTGGCGAAGGTGGACCCGGCCAAGACGCGCGCCTATCGGATCGAGAAGGAGCCGGACAAATTTGCCCAGTTCGTCCAGTCCATCGTCGAGCGCGAGGAGGATGACAAGGGCAATTCCCGAGACATGCTGGCAAGGCAGGCCGTGCTCCAGCGCCATTGGGCCATGCAGGCGATCAGCGACGTGAAGGCCCTCGTCAGCGGCGCCGGCATAAGGGCCGATTGCCTGGAATGTCGGGGCTATGGCGCTCCACGCCCGGCGAACGGCGCGGATGAGCGGGGGCTGCTTGCAATGCTCGCGACGCTCTGGCGCTAG